The Pantoea nemavictus genome includes a region encoding these proteins:
- the phnC gene encoding phosphonate ABC transporter ATP-binding protein, with translation MAQALLKTVVDNPFPPLTGQGNKVLSVQGLCKAYGANLVLDNVSFDLHAGELVAVIGRSGAGKSTLLHMLNGTISASQGAILSNRQGEVDRDVVTLNSRQMREWRSECGMIFQDFCLVPRLDVLTNVLLGRLSQTSTLKSFFKVFSETDRARAIELLQWMNMLPQALQRAENLSGGQMQRVAICRALMQNPRILLADEPVASLDPKNTKRIMDVLRQVSEQGISVMVNLHSIELVKSYCTRVIGIQRGRVLFDGHPSQLTDGLMHELYGDEINQLH, from the coding sequence ATGGCACAAGCATTACTGAAAACCGTCGTCGACAATCCTTTTCCGCCCCTCACCGGGCAGGGCAACAAGGTGCTGTCGGTGCAGGGATTGTGCAAAGCGTACGGCGCCAACCTGGTGCTGGATAATGTGAGCTTCGATCTGCATGCGGGCGAGCTGGTGGCGGTGATTGGCCGCTCAGGCGCAGGCAAATCGACGCTGCTGCATATGCTCAACGGCACTATCAGCGCCTCACAGGGCGCGATTCTTAGCAATCGCCAGGGCGAAGTGGATCGCGATGTGGTGACGCTGAATAGCCGCCAGATGCGTGAATGGCGCAGCGAATGCGGCATGATCTTCCAGGATTTCTGTCTGGTGCCGCGCCTCGATGTGCTGACCAACGTGCTGCTGGGGCGTTTAAGCCAGACCTCAACGCTCAAATCGTTCTTCAAAGTGTTTTCCGAAACTGACCGCGCCCGCGCCATCGAGCTGTTGCAGTGGATGAACATGCTGCCGCAGGCGCTGCAGCGCGCGGAAAACCTCTCTGGCGGCCAGATGCAGCGCGTGGCGATTTGCCGGGCGCTGATGCAGAACCCGCGCATTCTGCTGGCGGATGAGCCGGTGGCGTCACTCGATCCGAAAAATACCAAACGCATCATGGACGTGCTGCGCCAGGTGAGCGAGCAGGGCATCAGCGTGATGGTCAACCTGCACTCAATCGAACTGGTGAAAAGCTACTGCACCCGCGTTATCGGCATTCAGCGCGGCAGAGTGCTGTTTGATGGACATCCTTCCCAGTTGACCGACGGCCTGATGCATGAGCTGTACGGCGACGAAATTAACCAGCTCCACTAA
- a CDS encoding ABC transporter permease subunit — MTSESARVKSPTLKRALMSDLLQTVGILPILILIVAVFGFVTPNFFTEGNLLNITRQASINIVLAAGMTFVILTGGIDLSVGSMLGTTAVVAMVVSLDPAFASLTIPAALGAGLIMGLFNGILVAWAGLPPFIVTLGTYTALRGAAYLLADGTTVINSDINFEWIGNGYLGPVPWLIIIAFAVIALCWFILRRTTLGVHIYAVGGNVQAARLTGIKVGVVLLFVYAMSGLLSGLGGLMSASRLYSANGNLGVGYELDAIAAVILGGTSFVGGIGTITGTLIGALIIATLNNGMTLMGVSYFWQLVIKGAVIIIAVLIDKYRTRHHVS; from the coding sequence ATGACCAGTGAATCCGCACGCGTAAAAAGCCCAACGCTGAAGCGCGCGTTAATGAGCGACCTGCTGCAAACCGTCGGCATCCTGCCGATTCTTATCCTGATCGTGGCGGTGTTTGGCTTTGTCACGCCGAACTTCTTCACCGAGGGCAATCTGCTGAATATTACGCGCCAGGCGTCGATCAACATCGTGCTGGCGGCGGGCATGACCTTTGTGATTCTTACCGGCGGGATTGATTTATCGGTGGGATCGATGCTCGGCACTACGGCGGTGGTGGCGATGGTGGTGTCGCTCGATCCCGCTTTCGCGTCGCTCACCATTCCGGCGGCCTTGGGTGCCGGGCTGATTATGGGGTTGTTCAACGGCATTTTGGTGGCGTGGGCTGGGCTGCCGCCCTTCATTGTCACGCTGGGCACCTATACCGCACTGCGCGGTGCGGCCTATCTGCTGGCTGACGGCACCACGGTAATTAACTCCGATATTAACTTTGAGTGGATCGGCAATGGCTACCTTGGGCCGGTGCCGTGGCTGATCATTATCGCCTTTGCGGTGATTGCGCTGTGCTGGTTCATTCTGCGTCGCACCACGCTTGGCGTGCACATCTATGCGGTAGGCGGCAACGTGCAGGCCGCGCGTCTGACCGGCATCAAAGTCGGCGTGGTGCTGCTGTTTGTCTACGCCATGAGTGGGTTGCTGTCCGGACTCGGCGGACTGATGAGCGCCTCGCGCTTGTACAGCGCCAACGGCAATCTCGGCGTCGGTTATGAGCTGGATGCAATTGCAGCGGTGATTCTCGGCGGCACCAGCTTTGTTGGTGGCATCGGCACGATTACCGGCACGCTGATTGGTGCGCTGATTATCGCCACGCTGAACAATGGCATGACGCTGATGGGCGTGTCGTATTTCTGGCAGTTAGTGATTAAGGGCGCGGTGATCATTATCGCGGTGCTGATAGATAAGTATCGGACACGGCATCACGTGAGTTGA
- the phnE gene encoding phosphonate ABC transporter, permease protein PhnE, whose translation MIALAPDVAKLKQEHAALFAAQHRYLRRVALVALAIALYYLFFFEFFGIEWSRFLIGCQQLSRYFLRMFVWQDFLNWPFGYYFTQVGITLAIVFSGTLTASLIALPVSFLAARNVMHDPLTRPISLVVRRVLDVLRGIDMAIWGLIFVRAVGMGPLAGVLAIVMQDVGLLGKLYAEGHEAVERSPSRGLSAVGANSLQKHRYGIFTQSFPTFLALSLYQIESNTRSAAVLGFVGAGGVGLVYAENMRLWNWDVVMFLTLILVAVVMMMDVISSKLRKRYITGKGVPLWQPAARD comes from the coding sequence ATGATTGCCTTAGCGCCGGATGTCGCCAAACTCAAACAGGAGCATGCTGCGCTGTTTGCTGCCCAGCATCGCTATCTGCGTCGCGTGGCGCTGGTGGCGTTGGCCATCGCGCTTTACTACCTGTTCTTTTTTGAATTTTTTGGCATTGAGTGGAGCCGCTTTCTCATCGGCTGCCAGCAGCTTAGCCGTTATTTCCTGCGCATGTTTGTCTGGCAGGATTTCCTCAACTGGCCGTTTGGCTACTACTTCACTCAGGTGGGGATTACGCTGGCGATTGTGTTTTCCGGCACGCTAACCGCTTCACTTATCGCGCTGCCGGTTTCGTTCCTTGCGGCGCGCAACGTGATGCACGATCCGCTAACGCGACCGATTTCACTGGTGGTGCGCCGCGTGCTCGATGTGCTGCGCGGCATTGATATGGCGATTTGGGGGCTGATCTTCGTGCGCGCCGTGGGGATGGGGCCGCTGGCGGGGGTATTGGCGATTGTGATGCAGGACGTGGGCCTGCTCGGCAAACTGTATGCCGAAGGGCACGAAGCGGTGGAGCGCTCACCGAGCCGCGGCCTGAGCGCGGTGGGCGCTAACAGCCTGCAGAAACACCGTTACGGCATTTTCACGCAATCATTCCCGACCTTCCTCGCACTCAGTCTGTATCAGATTGAGTCCAACACCCGTTCGGCGGCGGTGCTCGGCTTTGTCGGCGCCGGGGGCGTTGGCCTGGTGTATGCCGAGAACATGCGCCTGTGGAACTGGGATGTGGTGATGTTTCTGACCCTTATCCTGGTGGCAGTGGTGATGATGATGGATGTCATCTCCAGCAAGCTGCGTAAACGCTACATCACGGGGAAAGGGGTGCCGCTGTGGCAGCCTGCCGCGCGCGATTAA
- a CDS encoding sugar ABC transporter ATP-binding protein: MDGTPILSMRGITRRFGNFYALKGVDLTVWPGEVHALMGENGAGKSTLMKILAGAYTASSGEILIDGQPYAIKGPKEALAAGITLIYQEINLAPNLTVAENIFLGSEITRGGLVKRRQMAEEAQRVIDRLGAQFNATDLVSRLSIAEQQQVEIARALHRNSRILVMDEPTAALSNRETEQLFALIKRLRSEGMAIIYISHRMAEVYELSDRVSVLRDGEYVGSLTREQLNASELVRMMVGRPLSDLFNKDRTIPLGDIRLAVNHLCDKHKVRPSSLVVRAGEIVGLAGLVGAGRSELAQLIFGVHKPSGGEIWIDGEKVQIHSPRDAIARGIGFLTENRKEQGLFLELAAQDNIVMATLERDASYGLLNRRKGQTIASEAIDALNIRVPHAQVRAGGLSGGNQQKLLISRWVAIAPRILILDEPTRGVDVGAKSEIYRMMQQMAQQGVAILMISSELPEVVGMSDRVYVMREGSIAGELSGAEISQENIMTLATGAQPVQA; this comes from the coding sequence ATGGACGGCACTCCGATACTCTCGATGCGTGGTATCACCCGGCGCTTTGGCAATTTCTATGCGCTTAAGGGCGTGGATCTCACGGTGTGGCCCGGTGAAGTGCATGCGCTGATGGGCGAAAACGGCGCAGGCAAAAGTACACTGATGAAAATTCTGGCCGGTGCCTATACCGCCAGCAGCGGGGAAATTCTTATCGACGGCCAGCCGTATGCCATTAAAGGCCCAAAAGAGGCGTTGGCGGCAGGCATCACACTGATTTATCAGGAGATCAATCTGGCACCGAATCTGACGGTGGCAGAAAACATCTTTCTCGGCAGTGAAATCACGCGCGGCGGGCTGGTGAAGCGTCGCCAGATGGCGGAGGAGGCGCAGCGGGTGATCGATCGCCTGGGCGCACAGTTCAACGCCACCGATTTGGTCAGCCGTCTCAGTATTGCCGAGCAGCAGCAGGTGGAAATCGCCCGCGCGCTGCACCGCAACAGCCGCATTCTGGTAATGGATGAACCTACCGCAGCGCTGTCGAATCGCGAAACAGAGCAGCTGTTTGCGCTGATAAAACGTCTGCGCAGCGAAGGTATGGCGATCATCTATATCAGCCACCGCATGGCGGAAGTGTATGAACTCTCGGATCGCGTCAGCGTGCTGCGCGACGGTGAGTATGTCGGCAGCCTGACGCGTGAACAGCTCAACGCCAGCGAGCTGGTGCGCATGATGGTTGGCCGCCCGCTCAGCGACCTGTTTAACAAAGACCGCACTATTCCGCTCGGCGACATCCGGTTGGCGGTCAATCACCTGTGCGACAAACACAAAGTCCGCCCCAGCAGCTTAGTGGTGCGCGCCGGCGAGATCGTCGGCCTGGCGGGCCTGGTCGGTGCCGGGCGCAGCGAGCTGGCGCAGCTGATTTTCGGCGTGCATAAACCGAGCGGCGGCGAGATCTGGATCGACGGGGAAAAGGTGCAGATTCACTCTCCACGTGACGCGATTGCGCGCGGTATCGGCTTTCTCACCGAGAACCGTAAAGAGCAAGGCCTGTTCCTCGAACTGGCGGCGCAGGACAACATTGTGATGGCGACGCTGGAGCGCGATGCCAGTTACGGCCTGCTGAACCGGCGCAAAGGGCAGACCATCGCCAGCGAAGCGATTGATGCCCTGAACATTCGCGTGCCGCATGCGCAGGTGCGCGCCGGCGGTTTGTCCGGCGGAAATCAGCAGAAGCTGTTGATTTCACGCTGGGTGGCGATTGCACCGCGCATCCTGATTCTCGACGAGCCGACGCGCGGCGTGGATGTCGGCGCCAAAAGCGAAATCTACCGCATGATGCAGCAGATGGCGCAGCAGGGCGTGGCGATTTTGATGATCTCCAGCGAATTGCCGGAAGTGGTGGGCATGAGCGACCGCGTATATGTGATGCGCGAGGGATCGATTGCCGGCGAGTTGAGTGGGGCAGAGATCAGCCAGGAAAACATTATGACACTGGCCACCGGCGCGCAGCCGGTTCAGGCCTGA
- the phnD gene encoding phosphonate ABC transporter substrate-binding protein yields MKLTSLALLTIAMAFGVNAAEAPKELNLGILGGQNATQQIGDNQCVKDFFDKELQVDTKLRNSSDYSGVIQGLLGNKIDLVLSMSPASYASVYLQNPKAVDVVGIVVDDKDGSQGYHSVVIVKADSPYKKLEDLKGKSFGMADPDSTSGFLMPNQAFKKAFGGSVDDKYNNTFSSVTFSGGHEQDILGVLNGQFDGAVTWTSLIGDRESGYTSGAFGRLIRMDHPDLMKQIRIIWQSPLIPNGPILVSNNLPADFKAKVVATIKKLDKEDHGCFVKAVGGAQHIGPATVADYQNIIDMKRDLMKGSRG; encoded by the coding sequence ATGAAACTGACCTCTTTAGCTTTACTGACTATTGCGATGGCTTTTGGCGTTAACGCAGCGGAAGCACCAAAAGAACTGAATCTCGGCATTCTTGGCGGCCAGAACGCCACGCAGCAGATTGGCGATAACCAATGCGTGAAAGATTTCTTCGATAAAGAATTGCAGGTCGATACCAAACTGCGCAACTCGTCTGACTACTCCGGCGTGATTCAGGGCCTGCTGGGCAACAAAATCGATCTGGTACTGAGTATGTCGCCAGCCTCTTACGCTTCGGTTTATCTGCAGAACCCAAAAGCGGTAGATGTAGTCGGCATTGTGGTGGATGACAAAGACGGTTCCCAGGGCTATCACTCGGTGGTGATCGTTAAAGCGGACAGCCCGTACAAAAAGCTGGAAGACCTGAAGGGCAAATCATTCGGCATGGCCGATCCGGATTCAACCTCCGGCTTCCTGATGCCAAACCAGGCATTTAAGAAAGCGTTCGGCGGCTCGGTTGATGACAAGTACAACAACACCTTCTCCAGCGTGACCTTCTCGGGCGGCCACGAGCAGGACATCCTCGGCGTGCTGAACGGTCAGTTTGACGGCGCGGTGACCTGGACGTCGCTGATTGGCGACCGCGAAAGCGGTTATACCTCCGGCGCCTTTGGTCGTTTGATTCGTATGGATCATCCGGATCTGATGAAGCAAATCCGCATTATCTGGCAGTCACCGCTGATCCCGAACGGCCCGATTCTGGTGAGCAACAACTTGCCCGCTGACTTCAAAGCGAAAGTGGTGGCAACCATCAAGAAACTGGATAAAGAAGATCACGGCTGCTTTGTTAAAGCGGTGGGCGGTGCCCAGCACATCGGCCCGGCAACCGTGGCGGATTATCAGAATATTATCGATATGAAGCGTGATTTGATGAAAGGGTCGCGCGGGTAA
- the phnE gene encoding phosphonate ABC transporter, permease protein PhnE, protein MTDFEHYYQRIRRQQKRDSLLWSLLLLALYLAAGKMAEFNLLTIWQSLPHFFDYIGETLPVLHLSLLFADGKTEGSLAYWGYRLHFQLPLIWETLQLALSSTIVAVGVAGVLAFFAADNTQTPRSLRMAIRAFVAFLRTMPELAWAVMFVMAFGIGAIPGFLALALHTVGSLTKLFYEAIESASDKPVRGLAACGASKLQRMRFAFWPQVKPTFLSYSFMRLEINFRSSTILGLVGAGGIGQELMTNIKLDRYDQVSITLLLIIVVVSLLDTLSGWLRRRVVEGDVP, encoded by the coding sequence TTGACCGATTTCGAACACTACTACCAACGCATCCGCCGCCAGCAAAAACGCGACTCGCTGCTGTGGTCGCTGCTGTTGCTGGCGCTTTATTTGGCCGCGGGCAAGATGGCTGAATTCAATCTGCTCACCATCTGGCAATCGCTGCCACACTTCTTTGACTACATCGGTGAAACACTGCCGGTGCTGCACCTGTCGTTGCTGTTCGCTGATGGCAAAACCGAAGGTTCGCTGGCCTATTGGGGCTATCGTCTGCACTTCCAGCTGCCGCTGATCTGGGAAACCTTGCAGCTGGCGCTGTCGTCGACCATCGTGGCGGTCGGCGTTGCTGGTGTGCTGGCGTTTTTCGCCGCCGATAACACCCAAACGCCGCGCAGCCTGCGCATGGCGATCCGCGCGTTCGTCGCCTTCCTGCGTACCATGCCCGAACTGGCGTGGGCGGTAATGTTTGTGATGGCGTTCGGCATTGGCGCCATTCCCGGCTTCCTCGCACTGGCGCTTCACACCGTCGGCAGCCTGACCAAACTGTTCTACGAAGCGATTGAGAGCGCCTCGGATAAACCGGTGCGCGGCCTGGCCGCCTGCGGTGCCAGCAAACTGCAGCGCATGCGCTTCGCCTTCTGGCCGCAGGTCAAACCAACGTTTCTCTCCTACAGCTTTATGCGTCTGGAAATTAACTTCCGCTCTTCGACTATTCTCGGCTTAGTCGGCGCGGGCGGCATCGGCCAGGAGCTGATGACCAATATCAAACTCGATCGCTACGATCAGGTCAGCATCACGCTGTTGCTGATTATTGTGGTGGTGTCGCTGCTGGATACGCTGTCCGGCTGGCTGCGTCGCCGCGTGGTAGAAGGAGACGTGCCATGA
- a CDS encoding D-lyxose/D-mannose family sugar isomerase: MQRSEVNAILQRTREFFMRQDVHLPPWADYGLSQWRALDKHHAGELLALHLGWDVTSFGADDFNQTGLTLFTLRNGSRGGQPWGKPYAEKIMHVREGQLTPMHYHPQKMEDIINRGGGNLIVTLHNRAGNQLADTAVDVTLDGIRQTHAAGSQLRLSPGESVTLLPGIWHSFWGEEGYGDVLVGEVSMPNDDEHDNVFLTPLARFNPLDEDEEPRWLLCNEYHRWLA, encoded by the coding sequence ATGCAACGCTCTGAAGTGAATGCGATCTTACAACGTACCCGCGAATTCTTTATGCGTCAGGATGTGCATCTGCCGCCATGGGCCGATTACGGCCTCAGCCAGTGGCGCGCGCTGGATAAACACCATGCTGGCGAACTGCTGGCACTGCACCTCGGCTGGGACGTCACTAGCTTCGGCGCCGACGATTTTAATCAAACCGGTTTAACCCTGTTCACGCTGCGCAACGGCTCGCGCGGGGGGCAGCCGTGGGGCAAGCCCTACGCGGAGAAGATTATGCATGTGCGCGAAGGGCAGCTAACGCCGATGCATTATCACCCGCAAAAGATGGAAGACATCATCAATCGCGGCGGCGGCAATCTGATCGTCACACTGCATAACCGCGCTGGTAATCAACTGGCGGATACGGCAGTGGACGTCACGCTCGATGGCATCCGCCAAACCCATGCTGCTGGCTCGCAGTTACGCTTATCGCCCGGCGAAAGCGTCACCTTGCTGCCCGGCATCTGGCACAGCTTCTGGGGCGAAGAGGGCTACGGCGATGTGCTGGTGGGTGAAGTCTCGATGCCCAACGACGACGAACATGACAACGTATTTCTCACGCCGCTGGCGCGGTTCAATCCGCTTGATGAAGATGAAGAACCGCGCTGGCTGCTGTGTAACGAATATCACCGCTGGCTGGCATAA
- a CDS encoding ATP-binding protein: MSHGLHWHAGARSRLLLFNLLVMSVTLAVSLVAIFGFRHAGHIQEQAQAQTLADMNGSLALARDTANVAIAAVRLSQVVGALEYQSESARLQQTQLALQQSLTLLAHAPLAAQQPQQLTHIRERSQMLEQSINQLLRAGHQRHLQRNVMLSGLWQSQLLLNRIDLLTQAYSPSDALRQQTHSLLSVAIQSSAPQAAVQQLQSVLRQWRALTLSGVLNIQVQRLIATSSDLLPVAQQLEQSDIAIAYATYRIKALVAMLNDDITHYVQLVAQQSDARSAVTHEELDSIIGFIGLFMLLALLITGYAGYYIYRNLGSSLTAIAHAMTRLAQGEKSVNVPGLARRDELGDLARAFNVFARNTASLAHTSRLLKEKSNQLESTFLAMRDGFALFDNSGQLVVWNAQYAELLGIAPRELHRGLHYQQLLTRVNIQLNGLADAQEVRLDDGRTLELRFSPVPRRGMVNTVLERTTRKALEEALLHSQKMKAVGQLTGGLAHDFNNLLAVIIGSLALTVDQLPPGTLASRIERARQAADRAAQLTQRLLAFSRKQALYPRAVAVVELVDNLHSLLQHALLPGQQLVIDAQRPGWPAWIDAGQLENALINLVVNARDAMAQQSGEIRLRIWNQRKQEADGKRDRVTIEVIDHGCGMSAEVREQVFEPFFTTKAIGSGSGLGLSMVYGFVRQSGGQIELETAPGQGTTVRLLLPRAPEAAQPLSVPPPLVPQRSNDRLVLVLDDEPTVRQTLCEHLHQLGYLTLECGDGESALALLRQTPDIELLISDLMLPGGINGADVIRQAQAQWPQLATVLISGQDLRQTPVTLPLCERLAKPWQQAQLVQALERAWQRSERLNRARQAATAAPLSP, translated from the coding sequence ATGAGTCACGGTCTGCACTGGCACGCTGGCGCGCGAAGTCGCCTGCTGCTGTTTAATCTGCTGGTAATGTCGGTGACGCTGGCGGTGAGCCTGGTGGCAATTTTTGGATTTCGCCACGCAGGTCACATTCAGGAACAGGCGCAGGCGCAAACCCTGGCCGATATGAACGGCAGCCTGGCGCTGGCACGCGATACCGCCAACGTGGCGATCGCTGCCGTGCGCCTGTCGCAGGTGGTCGGTGCGCTGGAGTATCAGAGCGAATCGGCGCGCCTGCAGCAAACTCAACTCGCGTTACAGCAGTCGCTGACGCTGCTGGCTCACGCGCCGCTCGCCGCGCAGCAGCCGCAACAGCTGACGCACATTCGTGAACGCAGCCAGATGCTGGAACAGAGCATTAATCAGCTCCTGCGCGCAGGTCATCAACGCCACTTGCAGCGCAACGTAATGCTGAGTGGCCTGTGGCAATCGCAGCTGCTGCTGAACCGAATTGATCTGCTCACGCAAGCCTATTCCCCTTCTGACGCGCTGCGCCAGCAAACGCACAGCTTATTAAGCGTAGCGATTCAATCTTCGGCACCGCAGGCGGCGGTGCAGCAGTTGCAATCGGTGCTGCGCCAGTGGCGAGCGTTAACGCTGAGCGGCGTGCTCAATATTCAGGTTCAGCGGTTGATCGCCACCAGCAGCGACCTCTTGCCGGTGGCGCAGCAGCTGGAGCAGAGTGATATCGCCATCGCCTACGCCACCTACCGCATTAAAGCACTGGTGGCGATGCTCAACGACGACATCACGCATTATGTGCAGCTGGTGGCGCAGCAGAGCGACGCACGCAGCGCGGTCACGCACGAAGAGCTGGATTCAATCATCGGTTTTATCGGCCTGTTTATGCTGCTGGCATTGCTGATCACCGGCTACGCCGGTTACTACATCTACCGTAATCTCGGTTCGAGCCTGACCGCCATCGCCCACGCCATGACGCGGCTGGCGCAGGGCGAAAAGAGCGTCAACGTGCCGGGCCTGGCGCGCCGCGATGAACTGGGCGATCTGGCGCGCGCCTTCAACGTGTTTGCCCGCAACACCGCCTCGCTGGCGCACACCTCGCGCCTGCTGAAAGAGAAAAGTAACCAGCTGGAATCCACTTTCCTCGCCATGCGCGATGGTTTTGCCTTGTTTGATAACAGCGGCCAGCTGGTGGTGTGGAATGCACAATATGCCGAGCTGCTGGGCATCGCGCCGCGTGAACTGCATCGCGGCTTGCACTATCAGCAGCTGCTAACCCGCGTCAATATCCAGCTCAACGGGCTGGCGGATGCACAGGAAGTCCGCCTGGATGATGGGCGCACGCTGGAGCTGCGTTTCAGCCCGGTGCCGCGTCGTGGCATGGTGAATACCGTGCTGGAGCGCACCACGCGTAAGGCACTGGAAGAGGCGCTGCTGCACAGCCAGAAGATGAAAGCCGTTGGCCAGCTAACCGGCGGACTGGCGCATGACTTCAATAACCTGCTGGCGGTGATTATTGGCAGCCTGGCGCTAACCGTCGATCAGCTGCCGCCCGGCACGCTCGCAAGCCGCATCGAACGCGCCCGTCAGGCCGCCGACCGCGCGGCGCAGCTCACCCAGCGATTGCTGGCCTTCTCGCGCAAACAGGCGCTCTACCCGCGCGCGGTTGCGGTGGTGGAGCTGGTGGATAATCTGCATTCGCTGTTGCAGCACGCGCTGCTGCCCGGTCAGCAGCTGGTGATCGATGCGCAGCGCCCCGGCTGGCCAGCGTGGATTGATGCCGGCCAGCTGGAGAACGCGTTGATCAATCTGGTGGTGAATGCGCGTGATGCCATGGCGCAACAGAGCGGGGAAATCCGTCTGCGCATCTGGAATCAACGCAAACAGGAGGCCGACGGCAAGCGCGATCGCGTCACCATTGAAGTGATCGACCACGGCTGCGGCATGTCGGCCGAGGTGCGCGAGCAGGTATTCGAGCCGTTCTTCACCACCAAAGCCATCGGCAGCGGCAGCGGTTTGGGCTTATCGATGGTCTATGGTTTTGTGCGCCAGTCCGGCGGACAAATCGAGCTGGAAACCGCGCCCGGCCAGGGCACCACCGTGCGCCTGCTGCTGCCACGTGCACCCGAAGCGGCGCAGCCGCTCAGCGTGCCGCCGCCGTTAGTGCCGCAGCGCAGCAACGACCGGCTGGTGCTGGTGCTGGATGACGAGCCGACGGTGCGGCAAACGCTGTGCGAGCATCTGCATCAGCTCGGTTATCTGACGCTGGAGTGTGGCGATGGCGAAAGCGCCCTGGCGCTGCTGCGTCAGACGCCGGATATCGAACTGCTGATCAGTGATTTGATGCTGCCGGGCGGGATTAACGGCGCGGATGTAATTCGTCAGGCGCAGGCGCAGTGGCCGCAGCTGGCTACCGTGTTAATCAGCGGCCAGGATCTGCGCCAGACTCCGGTGACGCTGCCGCTGTGTGAGCGGCTGGCGAAACCCTGGCAGCAGGCGCAGCTGGTGCAGGCGCTAGAGCGCGCCTGGCAGCGCAGTGAACGGCTTAATCGCGCGCGGCAGGCTGCCACAGCGGCACCCCTTTCCCCGTGA
- a CDS encoding ABC transporter substrate-binding protein produces the protein MRFNPIVTGLLAATLFSAGVAQAKELKSIGVTVGDLANPFFVQITKGAELKARELAGDKVNVTLVSSGYDLGQQVGQIDNFIAAKVDMIILNAADSKGIAPAVKRARDAGIVVVAVDVAADGANATITSDNTAAGAMACKYISDRLKAKGNVVIINGPPVSAVQNRVEGCMTELKTHPDIKLLSYNQNAKGSREGGLEVMTGLLSANPKIDAVFAINDPTAIGADLAAKQAQRNEFFIVGVDGSPDGEEALKRKGSLFVATPAQDPQVMAAKAVEIGYDILQGKPAPDKPVLIPVTMIDRNSVSGYKGWTVK, from the coding sequence ATGCGTTTTAATCCGATTGTAACCGGGCTGCTGGCGGCGACGCTGTTCAGTGCTGGCGTGGCTCAGGCAAAAGAACTGAAATCTATCGGCGTGACGGTCGGCGATCTCGCCAACCCGTTCTTCGTGCAGATCACTAAAGGCGCGGAGCTTAAGGCGCGGGAGCTGGCGGGCGATAAAGTCAACGTGACGCTGGTGTCGAGCGGTTACGATCTTGGCCAGCAGGTGGGGCAGATTGATAACTTTATCGCCGCCAAAGTGGACATGATTATCCTCAACGCCGCCGATTCCAAAGGTATTGCGCCTGCGGTGAAACGTGCGCGTGATGCCGGCATTGTGGTGGTGGCGGTGGACGTGGCGGCAGATGGCGCCAACGCCACCATCACATCCGATAACACCGCCGCCGGTGCGATGGCGTGTAAATACATTTCCGATCGTCTGAAGGCCAAAGGCAACGTGGTGATCATTAACGGGCCGCCGGTTTCGGCGGTGCAGAATCGCGTGGAAGGCTGCATGACCGAGCTGAAAACCCATCCGGATATCAAACTGCTCTCCTATAACCAGAACGCCAAAGGCAGCCGCGAAGGGGGGCTGGAGGTGATGACTGGCCTGCTGTCGGCCAATCCGAAGATTGATGCGGTGTTTGCCATCAACGACCCCACCGCGATTGGCGCCGATTTAGCGGCGAAACAGGCGCAGCGTAATGAGTTCTTTATTGTGGGCGTCGATGGATCGCCTGACGGTGAAGAGGCGCTGAAACGCAAAGGCTCGCTGTTCGTTGCGACGCCAGCGCAGGATCCGCAGGTGATGGCGGCGAAAGCGGTAGAGATCGGTTACGACATTCTGCAGGGCAAACCGGCGCCGGATAAGCCGGTGTTGATCCCGGTGACGATGATCGATCGCAACAGCGTTAGCGGCTACAAGGGCTGGACGGTGAAATAA